In Centropristis striata isolate RG_2023a ecotype Rhode Island chromosome 8, C.striata_1.0, whole genome shotgun sequence, the genomic window ACTAGACTATAATGCACTCCTCCACatttaagagaaaataaaaaaagtggcaGAATTGCACAGAGtgagattagggctgggcgatatatcaatatattttttatatcgatatatttctaaatgtgatatcgatatcacatatatcgatatagttcaatttaaattttattttatttcataggttatttttattttagattttttttaatctaaatgtgtactttatagagctttgacttaaaaaaaaaagtactcctgttttttcacagtgtttatgttcacttaaataaacagtttcaataaaactacttgtgacatgtcatatttggctttgactgaacatttgctctcactttgcgattaaaatatcaggatatatatcatatatcgatatcctaaatatatcgggatatgacttttggtccataagCCCTAAGTGAGACTATAACTTCCTGTGACAtcacattttaacacatttgaaAAAGTCAAGTATCTCaataaccattaaataattataGGTTTAGTGAGAATGGAAACATGTATCACAACTAGTTTAATTTGACCTGTGAAATTATATTTAGTGTATCCTTATGTGGTGAAGATGTAGTGCTGTGTCTGAAAACATACTTGGCAAAGCAGCATCAGAAATTAGTGTTTCATAACATTACATTTAGTGTTTTACAGCAACAGGTATGCACAGTGCATCATGAGAAACATGCAATATCTGGCACATATCTTGATAATCTGCATGATTTATCACATGATCTAATGTCTGTAGTTACATTCATAGTTTCGGAAACTTTGGGATGTTTTGTTCCTTGTTTTGGCTTTTTCTATAACAGATTATAGTTCTAAGTTAACTCCCTCTGTCTTATTTGATTTGGTGTGATCAgcgactccagagggttaacgtaATAATGCTATGACTTCTTCATggcgtcacaacgtaaaaatgaagcagtgTGGAACCCTTCCGTTAACTTACCAACTAATTAACTCCACGCCAGtttctgtttgatgatgataggtcaagtaaaactggagataaggtcaaatatatttaatattaaaaaatagaaCTTGATgatatcctcattttacctcctttatgttgtatttgcaaTCTGTGTTCAAATTCACaccatttaaaattctttaatgaacattattgtgttatgttaaattaaatacctcattttaaattttagattttttaatctaattttatgttcttttgtgtttaaatgttgatgcagaaattgaaaaagtaaaaaaaattataatggaGTCATAAAGGTGAGATTGTACTGAAAAAAATTAATCCACATGTCAtggtaaacatgttttaagtgatATTTACAGGCtgaatgattcaaaaatggacaaaataaaccaAGACTCCAAAAATGGCataagatgataaaaaaaactaggaTATAGACATTAGACGCCCTCTAGTGGAGTTAGATTAGTTCGACAGCAGCTGAAGTTTGTTTTCTGCTCCTCTgtaactgtatattactgtgtATTCAGGTGTTATTTAGGTCAGTTGCTCAGTCTAATCAACTGATTTACTTGTAGTGTAATACGTAATTTAAAAAACTACAATGAATGGCAAAGCATTTCCAAAAGTGCATAATGGGCAGGAATCCCACTGAATCTGGCTCCATTTATCATGTTTAAGCCTGTTTACAGATGTGGGTGAGGATTTGCTCAAGATTTATCTCAAAGTACTCTGTATCAACTGAAAACACCACAGTACTGTCCCGAATTATCACATCACAGAATTTAAAGAGATTATCTGTGAACTTGCAGCCCTTTCTCTTCAACCTGTGTGGAAATAATACAAATTTACACTTTATGATTGCAAACAGTGCTCATGCCAAAGTCCAGTTCGGTCCAAATGGTGTATGAATTTTACGCTGAGTGACATGACGACATATAAGCGGTGACGCAGCTCGTGCTGGGTGTATCGGTTTTGGTAAATGACAAGATTTTGATCCAAGAGACACGTGTTTATGTCCCAGTTTGCCAAGAAAATATTTGTTGGCgtttaaagtgatttgagcGTTTTTGTTCCGTGGTTACGTTCCTTGATGTCACTCAATGTAACAACtatgtagagctgcaacaattatttgattaatcgaagaataatcgattattaaactaatggtcaactattttgataattgaataattggtttaatgtcacagaaaaagctgaaaatgtCTTGGAAACACCTTATTATTTGTACGCCTCCCAATGAGACCGGTTTGGAAATTGAGCCAATTGTGGCGTGAAGCTAATGCAAAAACGTTGTGATATAATTTAGTCATCTTTGCCTCGACCTGTGACTCAAAGACCAGGCTTTAAATCAGTAAAAGTGGATGTTTGGAAGGTGCTTAtaaggagagaaagagtgacAGTGGGAATGTGGACGTGAGAGTCCTGACTATGGAGGAAAAGCAGCAgcggagaaagaaagaaagctctTCTTCTTTACTTGCACCTGCACAGAGCCTCCTGCATCTTCTCCTGCACGTTCTCCATCTTCTCGGCCCACTCCTCGCTTAGACCCTCCTCATCGTCCCCAATGACGGCGGCGTAGCCCATGAGGGCGATGAGGCCGATGCAGAACAGGTAGGTGAGGCGCGTGCAGAGGCGCTCCATGGTGCGGCGGTCGCCCTGCGAGTGCTTCAGGTACACCTCCAGGATGGGTCTGCTGAAGAGCTTGGGCTTGCCCACCACGCCGTCGTACAGCGTGTGCAGGTTCTGGTCTCCCAAGTCGTTGGAGTAGCTCTCCTCGAAGTCGTCCTTCTTGCGTTCGCGGTGCTCAGGCCGCGCCTCCACCATCTCCATGAACTTCCTGAACTGGTTCTTCAGGTTCTCCTCCACGCGGCAGTACTGCCCGTCCAGCGTCTCCTTCTTGATCTGCACCAGCGTGTTGCGGTTCATCTGGGAGAGTTCGTCCAGCGCCCGGTGCACCGAGCCGAACTCCCGCTTCAGGGTGCGGATGTCCTCGTCGTCAACGTGGTGCAGCACCACCCGGATCAGGGAACCGGCCACGCCAAAGATGGGGTTGACCACGGCCGCCGCCGAGGAGATGG contains:
- the LOC131975899 gene encoding protein rapunzel-like isoform X1, which codes for MLFRRKSVRDETLQSLSTRRPQQQDIMMEEEIIEDRAKLKQGLVKVLQCVATISSAAAVVNPIFGVAGSLIRVVLHHVDDEDIRTLKREFGSVHRALDELSQMNRNTLVQIKKETLDGQYCRVEENLKNQFRKFMEMVEARPEHRERKKDDFEESYSNDLGDQNLHTLYDGVVGKPKLFSRPILEVYLKHSQGDRRTMERLCTRLTYLFCIGLIALMGYAAVIGDDEEGLSEEWAEKMENVQEKMQEALCRCK
- the LOC131975899 gene encoding protein rapunzel-like isoform X2; this translates as MMEEEIIEDRAKLKQGLVKVLQCVATISSAAAVVNPIFGVAGSLIRVVLHHVDDEDIRTLKREFGSVHRALDELSQMNRNTLVQIKKETLDGQYCRVEENLKNQFRKFMEMVEARPEHRERKKDDFEESYSNDLGDQNLHTLYDGVVGKPKLFSRPILEVYLKHSQGDRRTMERLCTRLTYLFCIGLIALMGYAAVIGDDEEGLSEEWAEKMENVQEKMQEALCRCK